The proteins below come from a single Ruficoccus amylovorans genomic window:
- the nifH gene encoding nitrogenase iron protein, protein MRKVAIYGKGGIGKSTTTQNTVAALAEMGKKVMVVGCDPKADSTRLLLGGLAQRSVLDTLREEGEDVELEDIRSGGFCNSLCVESGGPEPGVGCAGRGIITSINMLEQLGAYDEENELDYVFYDVLGDVVCGGFAMPIREGKAEEIYIVCSGEMMAMYAANNICKGIMKFAETGVVRLGGLICNSRKVDREDELIENFAKRLGTQMVHFVPRDNDVQRAEINRKTVIDWNPNCPQADEYRTLARNIDNNQLKVIPKPLAIDELESLLMEYGLFN, encoded by the coding sequence ATGCGCAAAGTCGCCATCTACGGCAAGGGCGGCATCGGCAAGTCCACCACCACGCAGAACACAGTGGCAGCGTTGGCCGAGATGGGCAAGAAGGTCATGGTCGTGGGTTGCGACCCGAAGGCCGACTCCACCCGCCTCCTGCTCGGCGGACTGGCCCAGCGCTCCGTCCTCGACACCCTCCGCGAGGAAGGCGAAGACGTCGAACTCGAAGACATCCGCTCCGGCGGCTTCTGCAACAGCCTCTGCGTGGAGTCCGGCGGTCCCGAGCCGGGAGTGGGCTGTGCCGGTCGCGGCATCATCACCTCGATCAACATGCTCGAACAGCTCGGTGCCTACGACGAGGAAAACGAGCTGGACTACGTCTTCTACGACGTGCTCGGGGACGTCGTTTGCGGCGGGTTCGCCATGCCGATCCGTGAGGGCAAGGCCGAGGAAATCTACATCGTCTGCTCGGGCGAAATGATGGCCATGTACGCCGCCAACAACATTTGCAAAGGTATCATGAAGTTTGCCGAAACCGGCGTCGTCCGCCTCGGCGGCCTCATCTGCAACAGCCGCAAGGTTGACCGTGAGGACGAGCTGATCGAAAACTTCGCCAAGCGCCTGGGCACGCAGATGGTGCACTTCGTTCCGCGCGACAACGACGTGCAGCGCGCCGAGATCAACCGCAAGACGGTCATCGACTGGAACCCGAACTGCCCGCAGGCCGACGAGTACCGCACCCTCGCCCGCAACATCGACAACAACCAGCTCAAGGTCATCCCGAAGCCGCTGGCCATCGACGAACTCGAAAGCCTCCTCATGGAGTACGGCCTGTTCAACTAA
- a CDS encoding sigma-54-dependent Fis family transcriptional regulator translates to MTELDRCKNVGCVLAREGPSLELLNRTMGVSCRSVQELSLMFAISQTLEKSFDLTDIVKPVLRRLQDMIGLERGTIAILNRETGAFMLSEAVGLPRGVRSNDYLGLIRPQLQETVKKGNPVIVPRFASWLREQGTEPELLEALNIAPQAGLMSVPLKFENEAIGTLSIERPHDPEVGWEADLRILSMIASIIAQAARVRQQAAERIQSLREENDRLQKEIAHSFRPRNMIGNSSLMQSVYYHIEQVATSVTSVLIRGESGTGKELVAKALHEKSPRKKQPFVKFNCAALPDSIIESELFGHEKGAFTGALAMRKGRFELAHGGTIFLDEIGDISISTQIKLLRVLQEREFERVGSQKTQKVDVRIIAATSRDLEAMMEEGTFREDLYYRLNVFPIYMPPLRERTCDILMLADHFIDKYTARAGGKPVRISSAAIDLLMSYHWPGNVRELENCVERAVLLSKGQSIKAHHLPPTLQKKNAAERRESESSTLEDAIQAVEREMIVDTLKETGSNMAEAARRLGLTERKMGLRVKKYGIDLKRYAK, encoded by the coding sequence ATGACTGAGCTGGATCGCTGTAAAAATGTGGGATGCGTGTTGGCGAGGGAGGGCCCCTCGCTGGAGTTGCTGAATCGTACCATGGGGGTGAGCTGCCGTTCCGTGCAGGAGCTGAGCCTGATGTTTGCGATCAGCCAGACCCTCGAAAAGAGCTTTGACCTGACCGATATTGTAAAGCCCGTGCTGCGTCGTTTGCAGGACATGATCGGCCTCGAGCGCGGGACCATCGCGATCCTCAACCGCGAGACGGGGGCTTTCATGCTTTCCGAGGCCGTGGGGCTTCCGCGCGGGGTGCGCTCGAACGATTATCTTGGACTGATCCGCCCGCAGTTGCAGGAAACAGTCAAGAAGGGCAACCCCGTCATCGTGCCCCGGTTCGCGAGTTGGCTCCGGGAGCAGGGGACCGAACCCGAGCTGCTGGAAGCGCTCAACATCGCCCCACAGGCCGGGCTGATGAGCGTGCCACTGAAGTTCGAAAACGAGGCCATCGGCACGCTGAGCATCGAGCGGCCACACGACCCGGAAGTGGGCTGGGAGGCGGACCTGCGTATCCTGAGCATGATTGCCTCGATCATCGCCCAGGCCGCGCGCGTGCGTCAGCAGGCCGCCGAGCGTATCCAGAGCCTGCGGGAGGAGAACGACCGTCTCCAGAAGGAGATCGCGCACAGTTTCCGCCCGCGAAACATGATCGGCAACTCCAGCCTCATGCAGTCGGTTTACTACCACATCGAGCAGGTGGCCACCAGTGTGACCTCGGTGCTCATTCGCGGGGAGAGCGGCACGGGCAAGGAACTCGTGGCCAAGGCGCTCCACGAAAAAAGCCCTCGCAAGAAACAGCCCTTTGTCAAATTCAACTGCGCGGCGCTGCCGGACTCAATCATCGAGAGTGAGCTTTTCGGGCACGAGAAAGGCGCCTTCACCGGAGCGCTGGCCATGCGCAAGGGGCGCTTCGAGTTGGCGCACGGCGGCACGATCTTTCTCGACGAGATCGGGGACATTTCCATCTCCACGCAGATCAAGCTCCTGCGCGTCCTGCAGGAACGCGAGTTCGAGCGCGTGGGCAGTCAGAAGACGCAGAAGGTGGACGTGCGCATCATCGCCGCCACCAGTCGCGACCTGGAGGCGATGATGGAGGAGGGGACTTTTCGCGAGGACCTTTACTACCGGCTCAATGTCTTCCCGATCTACATGCCGCCGCTGCGGGAACGCACCTGCGACATTCTCATGCTGGCCGACCACTTTATCGACAAGTACACCGCCCGCGCCGGGGGCAAGCCGGTGCGTATCTCCTCGGCGGCGATTGACCTGCTGATGAGCTACCACTGGCCCGGCAACGTCCGCGAGCTGGAGAACTGCGTCGAGCGTGCCGTGCTGCTCTCCAAGGGGCAGTCGATCAAGGCGCACCACCTGCCGCCTACGCTTCAGAAAAAGAACGCCGCCGAACGCCGAGAATCGGAATCGTCCACGCTGGAAGATGCCATCCAGGCGGTGGAGCGGGAGATGATCGTCGATACGCTCAAGGAAACCGGCAGCAACATGGCCGAAGCCGCCCGCCGTCTCGGCCTGACCGAACGCAAGATGGGCCTGCGCGTGAAGAAGTACGGCATCGATCTCAAACGCTACGCCAAGTAG
- the gyrA gene encoding DNA gyrase subunit A: MYTENERLEPRSITQIMETAYIDYSMSVIVSRALPDARDGLKPVQRRILYAMQDIGLAHNRPFKKCAAVVGEVLGKYHPHGDQSVYDALVRMGQSWVMRYGLIDPQGNFGSIDGDPPAAYRYTECRLAAMAEDLMRDIDKDTVDFVPNYNEETVEPSVVPSGLPNLLMNGSTGIAVGMTTNIPPHNLGELIDATCAIIDNPNITVDELIRIIPGPDFPTGGTIAGRGGIDSYMRTGRGIVRIKGTAHVEEVKGGKEQIVITEIPYNVNRANLVTKIAELVHDKTINEVSDLRDESDENTRIVIELKRDESTRVVINKISKHTPFESSFGVILLALDKRRPKQMNIKEMISCYIEHRREVVYRRTQFLLQKAEDRAHILEGYKIALNNLDDFVKIIRSCSNRDEAREKLIDKYALSERQANAILDMRLYQLTGLEREKIEEEYRQLMITIEEYRSILASEHKLLAVIKTELHELKIKYESPRKTQIIGEEGEFRMEDVIANEGCIITVSHKGFIKRTPVSSYRSQRRGGKGVIGSGQHEEDFTEHLFTASTHDYIMFFMNNGRVYVEKVYEIPEGTRTSKGRSIVNVLQMQKGESIAAMICVKEFEGEDSLIMCTKKGIVKRTMLIDYQNYRKGGIIGIKIDEDDELIGCKLVKDGDDVVLVTHHAMSIRFTINESNVRAMGRATRGVKGITLKKADDFVEAIELVDPNAALLIAGENGIGKRTSYDEYRVQSRGGSGIIATKTQGNVAGALSVREEDEIMMFTLGGQAVRSPVKDIRVIGRATQGVRLINLADGDTLVGISRIVEVEDDKADAEYEGADDSAEAAGDDESDES, translated from the coding sequence ATGTACACCGAAAACGAACGCCTCGAACCGCGCTCCATCACGCAGATTATGGAGACGGCCTACATCGACTACTCGATGTCGGTCATTGTTTCGCGCGCCCTGCCCGACGCCCGTGACGGCCTCAAGCCCGTCCAGCGCCGCATCCTCTACGCCATGCAGGACATCGGCCTGGCGCACAACCGCCCCTTTAAAAAGTGCGCCGCCGTCGTCGGTGAGGTTCTGGGTAAATACCACCCTCACGGTGACCAGTCCGTCTATGACGCCCTCGTGCGTATGGGCCAGAGCTGGGTCATGCGCTACGGCCTGATCGACCCGCAGGGTAACTTCGGGTCCATCGACGGTGACCCGCCCGCGGCCTACCGTTATACCGAGTGCCGCCTCGCCGCCATGGCCGAGGACCTCATGCGCGACATTGACAAGGACACGGTCGATTTCGTCCCCAACTACAACGAGGAAACCGTCGAGCCCTCCGTCGTCCCCTCCGGCCTGCCGAACCTTCTGATGAACGGTTCGACCGGGATCGCCGTGGGTATGACCACGAACATCCCCCCGCACAACCTCGGGGAGCTGATCGACGCCACCTGCGCCATCATTGACAACCCGAACATCACCGTCGATGAGCTGATCCGCATCATCCCCGGCCCGGACTTCCCCACCGGCGGCACCATCGCCGGTCGCGGCGGCATCGACAGCTACATGCGCACCGGGCGCGGCATTGTCCGCATCAAGGGCACCGCGCACGTCGAGGAGGTCAAGGGCGGCAAGGAACAGATCGTCATCACGGAGATCCCCTACAACGTCAACCGCGCCAACCTCGTAACGAAGATCGCCGAGCTCGTGCACGACAAGACGATTAATGAGGTCTCCGACCTGCGCGACGAGTCTGACGAAAACACCCGCATCGTCATCGAACTCAAGCGCGACGAGTCCACCCGCGTCGTCATCAACAAGATTTCCAAGCACACGCCGTTCGAGAGCTCCTTTGGTGTGATCCTGCTGGCCCTGGACAAGCGCCGCCCCAAGCAGATGAACATCAAGGAGATGATCAGCTGTTACATCGAGCACCGGCGCGAGGTGGTTTACCGCCGCACGCAGTTCCTGCTCCAGAAGGCCGAAGACCGCGCGCACATCCTCGAAGGCTACAAGATCGCGCTCAACAACCTGGACGACTTCGTCAAGATCATCCGCTCGTGCAGCAACCGCGACGAAGCCCGCGAAAAGTTGATCGACAAGTACGCCCTCTCCGAGCGCCAGGCCAACGCCATCCTCGACATGCGCCTGTACCAGCTCACCGGGCTGGAGCGCGAGAAGATCGAGGAGGAGTACCGCCAACTCATGATTACCATCGAGGAGTACCGCTCCATCCTGGCCAGCGAACACAAGCTGCTTGCCGTCATCAAGACCGAGCTGCACGAACTCAAAATCAAGTACGAGTCCCCGCGCAAGACCCAGATCATCGGCGAGGAAGGCGAATTCCGCATGGAGGACGTCATCGCCAACGAGGGCTGCATCATCACCGTCTCGCACAAGGGCTTCATCAAACGCACCCCCGTCAGCTCGTACCGTTCGCAGCGTCGCGGCGGCAAGGGTGTGATCGGCTCCGGCCAGCATGAGGAGGATTTCACCGAGCACCTCTTCACCGCCTCCACCCACGACTACATCATGTTCTTCATGAACAATGGCCGCGTCTATGTGGAGAAGGTTTACGAGATCCCCGAAGGCACCCGCACCTCCAAGGGCCGCTCCATCGTCAACGTGCTCCAGATGCAAAAGGGCGAATCCATCGCCGCCATGATCTGCGTCAAGGAGTTCGAGGGCGAGGACAGCCTCATCATGTGCACGAAGAAGGGCATCGTGAAGCGCACCATGCTCATCGACTACCAGAACTACCGCAAGGGCGGCATCATCGGCATCAAGATCGACGAGGATGACGAACTGATCGGCTGCAAGCTGGTCAAGGACGGCGACGATGTGGTGCTCGTCACGCACCACGCCATGAGCATCCGCTTTACCATCAACGAAAGCAACGTCCGCGCCATGGGCCGCGCCACGCGCGGGGTCAAGGGCATCACCCTGAAGAAGGCGGACGATTTCGTCGAGGCCATCGAACTGGTCGATCCCAACGCCGCCCTGCTCATCGCAGGCGAGAACGGCATCGGCAAGCGCACCAGCTACGACGAATACCGCGTGCAGAGCCGCGGCGGCTCGGGCATCATCGCCACGAAGACCCAGGGCAATGTCGCCGGGGCGCTCAGCGTGCGCGAAGAGGACGAGATCATGATGTTCACGCTCGGCGGCCAGGCCGTTCGCAGCCCCGTCAAGGACATCCGCGTCATCGGCCGCGCCACCCAGGGCGTGCGCCTGATCAACCTCGCCGACGGCGACACCCTGGTGGGCATCTCCCGCATCGTGGAAGTCGAGGACGACAAGGCCGACGCCGAGTACGAGGGAGCCGATGACTCTGCCGAGGCTGCCGGAGACGACGAGTCCGACGAATCCTGA
- the gyrB gene encoding DNA topoisomerase (ATP-hydrolyzing) subunit B, with amino-acid sequence MPDTDPSQSTTPTNYSPKSNYDVDSLGKLEGLEAVRKRPGMYIGDPTNGSALHHCVFEIVDNSVDEHLAGYCNEINITIHMDGSCSVEDDGRGIPVKVHKQYGKTGVEMVLTELHAGGKFGQGGYKVSGGLHGVGASCVNAVSEWLKAEVRRDGEIHRMEFSRGKVTEPLKVVGKTKSTGTKITFLPDTEIFVTANEFVYEILAKRLREMAFLNPGVSINFSDERSGKSELFKFDQGAAQYVTWLNRSKQCLHPEPIHFTGEMAPDDTKPDETVAIDIAMQYNDSYNEQIYAYANSIFNGDGGTHLSGFRTALTRIINNYAKSNKLVKDKDPQISGDDVREGLTAVISVKLFNPSFNNQTKDKLLNQEVDGIVQRVMGDKLKLFFETNPQIAKKLIDKCLNAARAREAARKARETVRKSAMSGGGLPGNLADCSEKDPSLCEVFIVEGDSAGGSAKQGRDRRFQAILPLFGKPLNVEKARLDKMLNNKSLRLLITALGTGIGKEGDGSFDVSKVRYHKIILMADADVDGSHIMTLYLTFFFRFMRPLIEHGYVYIAQPPLYKIKRKKREQYIDNDAEMNRILLELGSEDVVLKRFRDDHEFPGPKVDKIVETLSRLEAISNSVSRFGCSPAAYLDQHDEETHELPQYIARIRTGNVEEFAFIRDDDERSRFYVEHDIQEDMYAGMSIREVTVDGNTVQQRISVHEIHEAPAISKLLKELAKIGLDIRNFTPSEEARYTITENVGTKNENVIELHSILEIVGKIRELGRRGLNIQRYKGLGEMNPKQLYETTMDPSKRRLLKVDITDAAHADEVFSRLMGEDVPARRTFIEDNALNAANLDV; translated from the coding sequence ATGCCAGACACAGACCCTTCGCAAAGCACCACACCCACAAACTATTCTCCCAAAAGCAATTACGACGTTGACTCCCTCGGCAAGCTCGAAGGGCTCGAAGCGGTCCGCAAACGGCCGGGGATGTATATCGGGGACCCGACCAACGGCAGCGCCCTGCACCACTGCGTGTTCGAGATCGTGGACAACTCGGTGGACGAGCACCTCGCCGGCTACTGTAACGAGATCAACATCACGATCCACATGGACGGCTCCTGCTCCGTCGAGGACGACGGACGCGGCATCCCGGTCAAGGTTCACAAGCAGTACGGCAAGACCGGCGTCGAAATGGTGCTGACCGAGCTGCACGCCGGGGGTAAGTTCGGCCAGGGCGGCTACAAGGTCTCCGGCGGTCTGCACGGCGTGGGCGCCAGTTGTGTGAACGCCGTCTCCGAATGGCTCAAGGCCGAAGTGCGCCGCGACGGCGAAATCCACCGCATGGAGTTCTCTCGCGGCAAGGTGACCGAACCGCTCAAGGTCGTCGGCAAGACCAAGTCCACCGGCACCAAGATCACCTTCCTGCCCGACACGGAGATTTTCGTCACCGCCAACGAGTTCGTTTACGAAATCCTGGCCAAGCGCCTGCGCGAGATGGCGTTCCTGAACCCGGGCGTGTCGATCAACTTCAGCGACGAACGCTCCGGCAAGAGCGAGCTGTTCAAGTTCGATCAGGGGGCGGCCCAGTACGTCACCTGGCTCAACCGCTCCAAACAGTGCCTGCACCCCGAGCCCATCCACTTCACCGGCGAGATGGCCCCGGACGACACCAAGCCCGACGAGACTGTGGCGATCGACATCGCCATGCAGTACAACGACTCGTACAACGAGCAGATCTACGCCTACGCCAACTCGATTTTCAACGGCGACGGCGGCACGCACCTTTCCGGTTTCCGCACCGCGCTCACGCGCATCATCAATAACTACGCCAAGTCCAACAAGCTCGTTAAGGACAAGGACCCGCAGATCTCCGGCGACGACGTGCGCGAAGGACTCACCGCCGTCATCTCAGTCAAGCTGTTCAACCCGTCCTTTAACAACCAGACCAAGGACAAACTCCTCAACCAGGAGGTGGACGGCATCGTGCAGCGCGTGATGGGCGACAAGCTCAAGCTCTTCTTCGAGACGAATCCGCAGATCGCCAAGAAGCTGATCGACAAGTGCCTTAACGCCGCCCGCGCCCGCGAGGCCGCCCGCAAGGCCCGCGAAACCGTCCGCAAGTCCGCCATGAGCGGAGGCGGCCTGCCCGGCAACCTGGCCGACTGCTCCGAGAAAGACCCGTCCCTGTGCGAAGTCTTCATCGTCGAGGGTGACTCCGCCGGTGGTTCGGCCAAGCAAGGCCGCGACCGGCGCTTCCAGGCGATTTTGCCGCTCTTCGGCAAGCCCCTGAACGTCGAAAAGGCCCGTCTGGACAAGATGCTCAACAACAAGTCCCTGCGCCTGCTCATCACCGCGCTGGGCACCGGCATCGGCAAGGAGGGCGACGGCTCATTCGACGTCTCCAAGGTCCGCTACCACAAGATCATCCTGATGGCGGACGCCGACGTTGACGGCTCGCACATCATGACCCTTTACCTGACGTTCTTCTTCCGCTTCATGCGGCCGCTGATCGAGCACGGCTACGTTTACATCGCCCAGCCCCCGCTCTACAAGATCAAGCGCAAGAAGCGTGAGCAGTACATCGACAACGACGCCGAGATGAACCGCATCCTGCTCGAACTCGGCTCCGAGGATGTCGTGCTGAAGCGCTTCCGCGACGACCACGAGTTCCCCGGACCCAAGGTGGACAAGATCGTCGAGACCCTCTCGCGCCTGGAGGCAATCAGCAACAGCGTCTCGCGCTTCGGATGCAGCCCGGCAGCTTACCTCGACCAGCACGACGAGGAGACGCACGAACTGCCCCAGTACATCGCCCGCATCCGCACCGGCAATGTCGAAGAGTTCGCCTTTATCCGGGACGACGACGAGCGTTCGCGCTTCTACGTCGAGCACGACATTCAGGAGGACATGTACGCGGGCATGAGTATCCGCGAGGTCACGGTGGACGGTAACACCGTCCAGCAGCGCATCTCCGTGCACGAGATCCACGAGGCCCCCGCCATCAGCAAGCTGCTCAAGGAACTGGCCAAGATCGGCCTGGACATCCGCAACTTCACCCCCTCGGAGGAAGCCCGCTACACCATCACCGAAAACGTCGGCACCAAAAACGAGAACGTGATCGAGCTGCACTCCATCCTGGAGATCGTCGGCAAGATCCGCGAGCTCGGCCGCCGCGGGCTCAACATCCAGCGATACAAGGGTCTCGGGGAAATGAACCCCAAGCAGCTCTACGAAACGACGATGGACCCGTCCAAGCGCCGCCTGCTCAAGGTGGACATCACCGACGCCGCCCACGCCGACGAAGTCTTCTCCCGCCTCATGGGCGAAGACGTCCCGGCCCGCCGGACCTTCATCGAGGACAACGCCCTCAACGCCGCCAACCTGGACGTGTAG
- a CDS encoding mechanosensitive ion channel family protein, with the protein MNEEIEQIQQHTEFIVQFLVENGSKILSAFIILLIGWILSGWLKGFLLKRFERRNLDPTLSRFFAGSARVMILAVGVTFAVAKFYNIAPLIAGLGAIAFGATLAIQGPISNYGAGLAIILTRPFVVHDTILVQGQYGIVHEVTLGVTRLITEDNEVISIPNKLIMGEIFTNSRANRIVEATLNIPASADAQRACQVMTEAISAVEGVASTPAPMIGIDEFRDGTIQLGYRYWLPTERYHQLRYQVNGAIDAAFRSAGIPLAVPPYEVRMRGGESVS; encoded by the coding sequence ATGAACGAGGAAATCGAGCAAATCCAGCAGCACACGGAGTTTATTGTCCAATTTCTGGTCGAGAACGGCTCCAAGATACTCAGCGCGTTCATCATCCTGCTGATCGGGTGGATCCTGTCGGGCTGGCTGAAGGGCTTCCTGCTGAAGCGCTTCGAGAGGCGCAACCTCGACCCCACCCTTTCGCGGTTCTTCGCCGGGAGCGCACGGGTCATGATATTGGCCGTCGGCGTCACCTTCGCCGTGGCGAAGTTCTATAATATAGCGCCGCTCATCGCCGGTCTGGGGGCCATCGCCTTTGGGGCCACCCTCGCCATCCAGGGGCCGATCTCGAACTACGGCGCGGGCCTGGCCATCATCCTGACGCGGCCCTTTGTCGTCCACGACACGATCCTCGTCCAGGGCCAGTACGGAATCGTGCACGAGGTTACACTGGGCGTCACCCGACTCATCACCGAGGACAACGAAGTCATCTCCATCCCCAACAAGCTCATCATGGGGGAGATTTTTACTAATTCGCGCGCCAACCGCATTGTCGAGGCCACTCTGAACATTCCCGCCAGCGCCGACGCGCAGCGGGCCTGCCAGGTCATGACCGAAGCGATCAGCGCCGTAGAGGGCGTGGCCAGCACGCCCGCTCCCATGATCGGGATCGATGAGTTCCGCGACGGCACGATCCAGCTCGGCTACCGCTACTGGCTGCCGACCGAGCGCTATCATCAGCTCCGCTATCAGGTCAACGGCGCGATTGACGCGGCTTTCCGCTCGGCGGGGATTCCCTTGGCCGTGCCCCCCTACGAGGTGCGCATGCGGGGCGGCGAGAGCGTCTCTTAA
- a CDS encoding Rrf2 family transcriptional regulator, which yields MKLSLKIEYACRVLAQLARSHGSQQLAHIEDLAEAENVPANYLVQILNELRNGGLIISRRGKQGGYALAQAPGEISLFDIIRIVDAEMLENSVSANGQSGQAVQAVWAEIGETFAEQTRKIRLSDLAAETGPMYYI from the coding sequence GTGAAACTCTCTCTCAAAATCGAATACGCCTGTCGCGTCCTGGCTCAACTGGCGCGCAGCCACGGGAGCCAGCAACTGGCTCATATCGAAGATCTTGCCGAGGCTGAAAACGTGCCGGCCAACTACCTCGTCCAGATCCTGAACGAGTTGCGCAACGGCGGACTTATCATCAGCCGCCGGGGCAAGCAGGGGGGCTACGCGCTGGCCCAGGCCCCGGGGGAAATTTCCCTCTTCGACATTATCCGTATCGTTGACGCCGAGATGCTGGAGAACTCCGTCTCCGCCAACGGCCAGTCCGGACAGGCCGTGCAGGCGGTCTGGGCCGAGATCGGAGAAACCTTCGCCGAGCAGACGCGGAAAATCCGCCTGTCGGACCTGGCTGCCGAGACCGGCCCCATGTACTATATCTGA
- a CDS encoding YhcH/YjgK/YiaL family protein: MIYDHLEQQFRYRNCHPGLDLAFDYLAGFDPGTPDGRVDLDGDRVFALVQSYTTSPADGRQFESHYNYVDLQYMVSGEEIIYHSPLDVLSESIPYDAERDVIFYSGAASQALILTPGMFTVLFPQDGHLPCCSHQADVESKKVVIKLRV, translated from the coding sequence ATGATTTACGATCATTTGGAACAACAGTTCCGCTACCGCAACTGCCACCCCGGCCTTGACCTGGCCTTCGATTACCTGGCCGGATTCGACCCCGGCACCCCGGATGGTCGCGTCGATCTGGACGGTGACCGCGTTTTCGCGCTGGTGCAGAGCTACACGACTTCGCCGGCGGACGGACGGCAGTTCGAGTCCCACTACAACTACGTGGACCTCCAGTACATGGTCAGTGGCGAGGAAATCATCTACCACAGCCCGCTGGACGTGCTCAGCGAATCCATCCCCTACGATGCCGAGCGCGACGTGATCTTTTACAGTGGGGCGGCCAGCCAGGCACTCATCCTGACGCCCGGCATGTTCACCGTGCTTTTCCCGCAGGACGGGCACCTGCCCTGCTGCTCGCATCAGGCCGATGTGGAATCTAAAAAGGTGGTCATCAAGTTGCGGGTTTAA